Proteins encoded in a region of the Pelmatolapia mariae isolate MD_Pm_ZW linkage group LG16_19, Pm_UMD_F_2, whole genome shotgun sequence genome:
- the jade1 gene encoding protein Jade-1, whose product MPELRRQVTMKRSRHPSSSDDSDNGSNSTCWSQHSSQHRRWTGQKPSEVFRTDLITAMKVHDSYQLNTEDYYVLADPWRQEWEKGVQVPVSPHSIPQPVVRVLSEKGKETMFGRPKKLIRTSGTEALGYVDIRTLAEGMCRYDLNEEDVAWLQVINEEFTEMAIPPLDEITMERVMEEFERCCHENMTHAMETEEGLGIEYDEDVVCDVCQSPDGEDNNEMVFCDKCNICVHQACYGIQKVPKGSWLCRICALGILPKCQLCPKKGGAMKPTRSGTKWVHVSCALWIPEVSIGNPEKMEPITNVSHIPSNRWALICCLCKEKTGACIQCSAKNCRTAFHVTCGLHANLEMNTILTDDDEVKFKSYCPKHSGLEGDESRDRDSGDEEKESARDKKGRRKVKVLEEEDAASPSSSSCVAPQLIDRALTNPEALSKEEKRVNLRKLKLQEMEEEFYQFVDVEEVTSNLKLVPEVVDFLYQYWKLKRKANFNQPLLTPKKDEEESLARREQEVLLRRLQLFTHLRQDLERVRNLTYMVTRREKMKRSLWKVQEQIFQHQVRLLDHELLSGDPSAKDLEKLFSLGWLSSQGSQSSSSWSPSGLKTKRKEKRKSSERKSLPNSPHTQKKDNLSKASETRDSKSSQIKEAAAMEARIQHISQETPFKKLPKPEVIQEPAVVKLPKHESRKGPRREAAEPELEARRKRDIEHEHEQEERRRKKGNDSTESFTSQGKNRFGSKHLEKTVSIRLVDIRNSDSDNYFIDEGIKRSPVSPDVTSNTKFNKASTVSDTAPSAKTNGWLRRASTDSSHASDGPEAGQLRSWGKFRIPKRSEKPASITEQKQAELHKPLLRPLTNTPKPSYPRTRLRTGTENEDYTSDSKAGDGELEPCLKRCHSHQLRGDSSLSRRYVSDIIRRGVLAS is encoded by the exons ATGCCGGAGCTCCGCAGACAGGTGACAATGAAGAGAAGCAGACACCCCAGCAGCAGCGATGACTCGGACAATGGAA GTAATTCCACCTGCTGGTCCCAGCATTCATCGCAGCACAGGAGGTGGACTGGGCAGAAACCCTCTGAG GTTTTCAGGACAGACCTGATCACGGCCATGAAAGTGCACGACTCATATCAGCTGAACACCGAGGACTACTATGTCTTAGCTGACCCATGGAGGCAGGAGTGGGAGAAGGGCGTCCAGGTCCCCGTCAGCCCCCACTCCATCCCACAGCCTGTTGTGAG GGTGCTGTCCGAGAAAGGAAAGGAGACAATGTTTGGTAGGCCAAAGAAGTTGATCCGGACATCAGGCACAGAAGCGCTCGGCTACGTGGACATCCGCACGCTGGCGGAGGGGATGTGTCGCTACGACCTGAACGAGGAAGACGTGGCCTGGCTGCAGGTCATAAATGAAGAGTTTACAGAGATGG CTATTCCGCCACTGGATGAAATCACCATGGAGCGTGTGATGGAAGAGTTTGAGCGCTGTTGCCACGAAAACATGACGCACGCCATGGAGACCGAGGAGGGGTTGGGCATTGAGTATGACGAGGATGTGGTGTGTGATGTTTGCCAGTCACCTGACGGGGAGGACAACAACGAGATGGTGTTCTGCGACAAGTGCAACATCTGCGTTCACCAG gCGTGTTACGGCATCCAGAAAGTCCCTAAGGGCAGCTGGTTGTGTCGGATCTGTGCCCTCGGCATCCTGCCAAAGTGCCAGTTGTGTCCCAAAAAGGGCGGAGCCATGAAGCCGACCCGAAGTGGAACCAAGTGGGTCCACGTCAGCTGTGCCTTGTGGATTCCAGAG GTGAGCATTGGGAATCCAGAGAAGATGGAGCCGATCACCAATGTGTCCCATATTCCCAGCAACAGATGGGCTCTGATCTGCTGCCTCTGCAAAGAGAAGACTGGCGCATGCATTCAG tgTTCAGCAAAAAATTGCCGGACTGCCTTCCACGTGACGTGCGGCCTCCACGCCAACCTTGAAATGAACACTATCCTCACAGATGATGATGAGGTCAAGTTCAAGTCTTACTGCCCCAAACATTCTGGGCTTGAGGGTGACGAGTCCAGGGACCGCGACTCGGGTGACGAGGAGAAGGAGAGTGCCAGAGACAAGAAGGGCAGGAGGAAAGTGAAGGTGTTAGAGGAGGAAGATGCTGCCTCCCCCTCTTCATCTTCCTGTGTGGCCCCTCAGCTCATCGATAGAGCACTCACCAACCCAGAGGCACTCAGCAAGGAAGAGAAGAGAGTCAACCTCCGCAAACTGAAGCTGCaagagatggaggaagagtTCTACCAGTTTGTAGACGTGGAGGAGGTAACTAGTAACTTGAAGCTGGTGCCTGAGGTGGTGGACTTTCTCTATCAGTACTGGAAACTGAAACGCAAAGCCAACTTCAACCAGCCGCTTCTCACGCCCAAAAAAGACGAAGAGGAGAGCCTGGCACGGCGCGAGCAGGAGGTGCTGCTGCGCCGCCTGCAGCTCTTCACACACCTCCGACAAGATCTGGAGCGG GTTCGTAACCTGACCTACATGGTGACTCGGAGAGAGAAGATGAAGCGGTCGTTGTGGAAAGTCCAGGAGCAGATCTTCCAGCACCAGGTCCGACTGCTTGACCACGAGCTGCTCAGCG gcgATCCTTCAGCAAAGGATCTGGAAAAGCTGTTCTCTCTGGGCTGGTTATCGTCTCAGGGCTCCCAGTCTAGCTCCTCCTGGAGCCCCTCTGGACTGAAGACCAAAcgaaaggaaaaaaggaaaagcagcGAGAGAAAAAGCCTGCCCAACTCACCGCACACTCAAAAGAAAGACAATCTGAGCAAGGCATCGGAGACGAGGGATAGCAAAAGCTCCCAGATCAAAGAGGCCGCAGCCATGGAGGCCAGAATCCAACACATCAGCCAGGAGACACCGTTTAAAAAACTCCCAAAGCCAGAGGTCATTCAGGAACCAGCCGTCGTCAAACTGCCCAAGCATGAGAGCCGGAAAGGCCCGAGAAGGGAGGCTGCGGAGCCCGAACTGGAAGCGAGACGAAAACGGGATATTGAGCATGAGCATgagcaggaggagaggaggaggaaaaagggGAATGATTCCACAGAAAGCTTCACCAGCCAGGGGAAGAACAGGTTTGGGTCAAAGCATCTGGAGAAAACGGTGTCCATCAGACTGGTAGACATCAGAAACTCTGACTCAGACAACTACTTCATAGATGAAGGGATCAAAAGAAGCCCGGTCTCTCCGGATGTGACGAGCAACACTAAATTTAACAAAGCCAGCACGGTGTCAGACACCGCTCCCAGCGCCAAGACCAACGGCTGGCTGAGGAGAGCCTCGACCGACAGCTCCCACGCATCTGACGGGCCCGAGGCTGGACAGCTGAGAAGCTGGGGGAAGTTCAGGATCCCAAAGAGGAGCGAGAAACCCGCAAGTATAACCGAGCAAAAGCAGGCGGAGCTACACAAGCCCCTGCTCAGGCCACTGACCAACACACCCAAGCCGTCATACCCCAGGACCCGACTGCGCACGGGGACGGAAAACGAGGACTACACCTCTGACTCCAAGGCAGGCGACGGCGAGCTGGAGCCCTGCCTGAAACGATGCCACTCACACCAGCTGAGAGGCGACTCGTCACTCAGCCGCCGCTACGTGTCTGACATCATTCGCCGGGGCGTCCTGGCGTCCTGA
- the asmt2 gene encoding acetylserotonin O-methyltransferase 2 codes for MAEHMSQSELDYPFKLLEYFNGFRVSKVIFSACELGVFDLLLRSQEPLSAQHVAQELGTSLDGMERLLDALVGIEILEVEKTDGTALYSSTDVANLYLAKGSAKSLHDMIVYQSQTIYPLWNNLVDAVREGKNQNEKTFGLPAEEVFQAIYRSEEDMLKFMGLMNSSWVLDGHDVVTAFNLSGFQNIVDLGGCTGALAREMAKAYHSSTVTVFDLQQVVETAQKHFSQENDTIVFQSGDFFTGEIPTADLYVLARIIHDWPEEKCLMLLKKIYDMCAPGGGVLLVEAMLFENRRGPVMTQLFSLNMLVQTKGRERPPSEYTHMFSKTGFKNIQVCRTGKSYDAILAIR; via the exons ATGGCAGAGCATATGTCCCAGAGTGAGCTGGATTACCCGTTCAAACTTCTGGAGTATTTTAACGGCTTCAGAGTGTCCAAG GTGATATTTTCAGCCTGTGAGCTGGGAGTATTTGACCTGCTGCTCAGGTCCCAGGAGCCTTTGAGTGCCCAGCATGTTGCTCAGGAGCTGGGCACCAGCTTGGATGGGATGGAGAGGCTGCTGGATGCGCTGGTGGGCATTGAGATCCTGGAGGTTGAGAAGACAGATGGAACAG CTTTGTACAGCAGCACCGACGTGGCAAATCTTTATCTGGCCAAAGGCAGCGCCAAATCTCTCCATGACATGATCGTCTACCAATCCCAAACCATCTACCCACTGTGGAACAACTTGGTGGATGCTGTCAG GGAGGGGAAGAATCAGAATGAAAAGACATTCGGCCTTCCAGCAGAGGAGGTCTTCCAAGCCATTTACAG ATCAGAAGAGGACATGCTGAAATTCATGGGTCTGATGAACTCGTCATGGGTTCTGGATGGACATGACGTTGTGACAGCGTTCAATCTCTCCGGCTTCCAGAACATAGTAGATCTTGGAG GTTGCACTGGTGCTTTGGCCCGTGAGATGGCAAAGGCGTATCACTCATCCACCGTCACAGTGTTTGATCTCCAGCAGGTCGTGGAAACGGCTCAGAAGCATTTCTCTCAGGAGAATGATACTATTGTATTTCAGTCTG GAGATTTCTTCACTGGTGAAATCCCCACTGCGGACTTGTACGTTCTGGCCAGAATCATTCATGACTGGCCTGAAGAGAAGtgcctgatgctgctgaagaaGATCTATGACATGTGTGCACCAG GCGGCGGCGTCCTGCTGGTAGAAGCGATGCTGTTTGAGAACAGACGAGGGCCTGTCATGACTCAGCTTTTCTCCCTCAACATGCTGGTGCAGACGAAGGGCAGGGAGCGCCCACCGTCTGAGTACACACACATGTTCAGCAAGACCGGCTTCAAGAACATTCAGGTCTGCCGCACGGGCAAATCTTATGATGCCATATTGGCCATCAGATGA